The Miscanthus floridulus cultivar M001 chromosome 7, ASM1932011v1, whole genome shotgun sequence genome includes a region encoding these proteins:
- the LOC136462929 gene encoding protein GLUTAMINE DUMPER 5-like: MRLARIAMAMGEDCGGASSSSVQPAAAAAMAYGRVEPPPFWSTPTPYLFIGFAVVMALIAVALAVLLCSRRKEEEEGRRGAEPGVMSVVRVLAPLDREDAMPKVLVVMAGHSAPSFLASAAPFATSFTTDAADGVAKPPQHGSCGGKDGKDAATAAV, translated from the coding sequence ATGAGGCTCGCAAGAATCGCGATGGCCATGGGCGAGGACTGTGGcggcgcgtcgtcgtcgtcggtgcaGCCGGCGGCAGCGGCCGCCATGGCGTACGGGCGCgtggagccgccgccgttctgGTCCACGCCGACGCCGTACCTCTTCATCGGCTTCGCGGTGGTGATGGCGCTCATCGCCGTGGCGCTGGCCGTGCTCCTCTGCTCCCGCCgcaaggaggaagaggaaggccGCCGCGGCGCGGAGCCTGGCGTCATGTCTGTCGTGCGCGTGCTGGCGCCGCTGGACAGGGAGGACGCCATGCCCAAGGTGCTCGTCGTCATGGCCGGCCACAGCGCGCCGTCGTTCCTCGCCAGCGCCGCCCCGTTTGCCACCAGCTTCACTACTGACGCCGCCGACGGGGTGGCCAAGCCGCCGCAGCACGGAAGCTGCGGCGGCAAGGACGGCAAGGACGCGGCCACCGCCGCCGTGTAG